In the genome of Aedes aegypti strain LVP_AGWG chromosome 2, AaegL5.0 Primary Assembly, whole genome shotgun sequence, the window AATTTAGCAAAATGGACGAATTTTTATAATGAATCCCAAATTTCcctaggaaattgcctacatttaggcgtattccgtggttcatgttgcttttagttttaaaatatctaaaaaagtaaatgacttgtaagagtttgttCTTCATATTCAgtttcaggggccatgattttagtaagtaacttTTTCGACATTGCCGAACATTGTTTAAATGGGTGATCAGTGTTACCCCATAGCAGCTAAATCataaaatcactttaaactttttttataatatgcttaaaacttttagaaaacaaaatactgtacACAGTTGCAAGCGAtgagtgccagtacttgttttagaaATAGAAAATCAGCTACATTTGtgttttcgaatgaaatttttaagaattaatcaaaaaactgatcaatgttaccccggattacggtacatcaaGGCTAGAAGAGGTGAGGTTATTTTGGCAAAGCAAGATGACAACAGTAAGCCCGTATTTGTTAGAAACAGAGAAGACCTTAGTCATGGTTTGAATGCTTTAATGAATTCAGCTGCTACCTCAACGGTCACTAGGCATCTCAAATCGCCTGAACTGAAGTTAATTGCACGTTCATCCTAATTTATATATTGTGTATAGTCAAATTTTGTTAATTTATTATACAAACGGATCCCTCATCGTCTACTATactaagcataagcataagcataagcattgatgaccgtactattcgtagttgctactccaagattgaccggaataatcgacattgcacaaggaaccagcAGAAGTAGCTTGGGAATAGCATACTATCTCCATTGTACAATTTCGACGACTccagtaatgtcaataacggcgccggccacgtcctttcGGTCATCGGAGAGAGGAAGGATGATgggtgtgacatccattgttactagagaccaagatcacctctgcatctctatGGTTGTCACAGGAAGGAATTTGTTGGTGGGGAGGGTTTAAAAGCTAcataatcaggattcacctAGGTAAGCGATGCGATTTATGCAGCCTCAGTTCAAGGAATAACACATAAGATATTAAAGACAACGTGAACCTATTTTAAGCCGagctttgttttcattttcgaacatgactcatattcctaACACAAAACTTTAAACAgtgattttctttttaaatcttAGAAATTTCTGCACAGGATGATCAGTTATTGTACAATTCAATTATCCATGTTAAAAGcgtgttgaaaatattagttttattcTCCAAAATTGTCTCATTTCGTAATATGAGTCATTTTCAGAATTCAAGACAAACCAGTATTTTCATGAATACAgagggattccgtttttggcatgctctaTTTTTGGCACCATAACCTTCAAAGGATTCTTAAGGGTGTCTGGGGACATCCAGAGGACACTGGGAGGTTCTTGTGAGATCCTGAGAATACAGTCGCcactccacatctcgatatcgaagggaccatcgagatagggagagatcgagacatagaacaaatttttaacgaatactagattgaaaatcactccgttgccaggaaaatcaacaacaaacagatgtcatttcgtcttcgcaaattgttttgaatctctaaaatctagtctagtaacctttgataatgggcatatcgacatacggagagaaaattgagaacgaaaatcacatcgagatagggagatatcgagataaggaggatatcgagatatggagagtgaaaatgtatgcagggtgaagggaccgaaaaaatcatcgacatagggagagatatcgagatgtagaacatcgagatgtggagagtcgactgtatataaaTGGTTATTGGAGATACTGAGCGATCGCTCACAATTCACAATTaactcttaagatttctagGACGTCCTGTGAATTCCTAGCAAGATACTGTAgatttttagtgatatttctaGCAAAATCTTAGGGTTTTGAAAAGGTTTTCGACGGAACTTTAAAACTTTCTTCAGAGACTTGAGAATTTGCACCAAGATCGCTGcggagttttaaaattttaaattataatcTCAAATTTTCTAGCTACCCTTTCGAGATGGTGGATTAATGTAGCAAGATAGCAAGATGCTTTCTTACGtacacctgaagattcctatcggATTCTTTAGGTTTCATAGCAGGATTCTGTATCAAGCTCAACTTCCAAAAACCAATAAAAactcaattaaaaaataaatatatatatatatatatatatatatatatatatatatatatatatatatatatatatatatatatatataagaaGCATATTTGTGTATTCTGTGAGAATAAGGGCCGCATTTATGAATCATGAGATAtagttgtttatgtttgccctttcgACTGCATTCAATTCGTTATGAGATGTTGATTTGACTGAGTTTAGCTGATTTGTAATgttgaataaatgaaaataaaactcaTGCAGTTTTGTAAAACCCAGAgtatttctttttttaaatacgTCTTTGTAAAATAGATTAAAATAAATCTTaagattaaaataaatttcaatgctTTTCATATTCTTAAACAGTTTTAAAGAAATGTGTAGTTTTAGAATCACTGGTCACTAATGtgattattgattttaaaaagCCCACACATACACATAGTGTgtataaagcttataaaatcattgaagatatttaagcgttaaaaaaatgtAGAACGTGTTTCAAACAGCAGCAAACAACACCACATGTTATGCTAGATCATTTTTCGTTCGAGGTGTGGTAAACTGGAACAAATTACCACCCGAAATAAAGCGTTCATCGTCGGGGGCAATTTTCAAAAGAGGCTGCATCAACTTTTGGAACCGCAATAGTTAGAgttaaaaaatagtttatttaaatAAGAACTGCAATAGTATAATAGTTATTTCTTATCTAAACCGGAGGTAgcaattttaaaagatttatatCTTACGCTGCTGgacaataaaaacaaacaaacaaacaaacaattaaCATTACGACGCTTTAGTTTCATAGCATAGCCCAACCCTACAGAGATCGGTTTCGAACTGCACCCTTCTGTAGTCTCGACATCATATGATTTCATAAGGATGATGGAACAGCATCCTATTGATGTTGTAAAccaataaataaaaactaaatttaaaaaataagttccgattttggcacggtttcgTTTTAGGCAactaaaagttttggatttgttgccaaaaacggaatcccactgtgtTTCAAAACTACCCAAGTAATACAAATGTTCAAATCTGGAGACACCAGGGAAATTAACTACAATCGGTTTGagcataagcattgataacTAATTTGTAATTGATACTCTATAACTGATCAGACTGAGAATTTCTGGAATTGTTGATTATTCCTTTTAAGTAAAGTATTAGTCCCATCTTACACTACCTCGTTTTAGGGGACACCTACAGTCGGCAACAACATTTTAAAAGAGCGTAACTGCTTTTGTATACAACACctttctgaagaccacatttgaTTTTCCACCGTAGTTCAAACCAATTATTGGAAAGAGGATGATTTTATCCTTCTAATAGTACCGGTGTAGTGCATGGGTAGGCTTAAAGTAGTTACGCCCTTCTGATGTATTGTGGTTGGATTACAGTTAGCCCGCACTGGCAGCGAGTAGGATCTTAAGTCTAGGCAGGCATACTTGTACCTCCATAGTATCATGGAAAGGATGATGGGTTGGATCCATGCTATATTCACGGCTGACTGGATTTGGTTCGTTCATTGATTGGTTTATCGGGGCATGTGCCTCTCACCTGACGAAATTTCAAATGTTACTCGATCACCGTATTGCTCAACAAACAACcgaacaaacatttttgttgaataataCAAACCACTTTCAAGCCCAATTCAGCTggataaacaattttcaattactATTGCTACTAGGGATGCGTGATCCCGATTCTAAAGCATACCCCCCGCAAAAACTTGCAGCAcaatcaaaggatcaaacaaaaACGGTCACAATCTGCAGCACTTTACCTTTATCTCACTACGCCTACATTATACCGGACACTATTGATCCTGATCGCCCCCACACAATCCTGACTGCCTTCATATTGTCTCAATATTTGTTTGTGAATAATTGTCAAGTAAGTGAAATAAAACTATAACATCCAACGGAATATCTATAAAAGATTTTATATTCGCTTGCTTTCACCGTGTTGTTTCATCATAACGAATTTTCTAATCCCTGGTCGAAGTACATAATCAGCTTTGATATGAAGAGAAATGGAAATTACTGTCGACGTGATTGTCATTATGATAATGGGACAGATGCATGTAAGTGATAACAGTACACAAAATGTTCCCTGAAAGATGCATTGAACATGAAATGTGATTTAACCTGcaaaaggacacgaaaacgatacCACTGCAATCGTATTCAATATCTGGAACAAGTATACTTCATTTACATGCATCCAAAGAACGCAAATTCACATGTTTTATTTCAAGGAAGACTATCAGTCAGATATGCGAAGAGTCCTCAATATCTTTGCAAAACGTACAAAAATTACCACGATTAATGCCTTATGTGTTTAGGTTTAGGTTTGCAAACCGTACGTTGGGAAGCTTTTATCCATGCACTGCTAGTGAAGAATGGAATCACTTGCATTAAAGGAATATCATTGACACTTTTGGAAAATAGTTGCATTGATCGGCAGCAATTCATGGATTAAAAAAACTACTCGGGCACCGAGGCTAATGTGGATAGCGAATCATTCCATCATACGATGCGCATAACTTCCCTACGACACTATCGACACGGCAGCGTagctaacgaaaaaaaaaatcaaaacctcAGTTCTGTGAAACTATAGAGATAAGGTTTCTTTATTGCTTCCGCgagtcaaaatcaaatcataaaTATATGTACAACGGATCTATTTGTTGTATGAATTCTGAGTAAATTATTAAAGTTCCACCAAACATTTCAGATACCGGCAAATAAATTTCCATCCCAAAATCTGAATTAATATTCGATACTGGTGGATCCATCTTTTGGCAGAACGATGAACCAGCTAAGGCAAAACCCAGAACCATTGCATCCTTACACTCATCCCAACCATTCTGACGAAAAGTGTACGTAAAATACCAGCCAATAAAAACATAAGCGATCCGTTTCTTCCCTTCCTCAAAAGTCATTAATACGCTCATTCAGAACAACCATCACCGCCAGGCCTCAGAGTAGAACGAACGGACCGACACCAAAAAGACGACGACACGACGATTGCCAGAACCCCAGAAAAGAAACCAGAAACATACCAACAACCCCAGAGAAACACATAAGAAGAAGAGAGGCTTGAGATGGGAAAAGGCCCACGGAGATGAGTGTTCTGCACGTACGTACCTGCTATCCGACCGCTACTACCTGTTAGATCCTGCTTTGGTCGTGAATGTTGAGATTAGCGCATCGTGTTTCTTATAATCGTGAATTCAAATAATCAAGTTTTTATTGAATTCACCaataatcataacttttttatgttaataatACATACTAATTTACTAATTACGAGTGTCAGAAACTGAAAATCACAACACCCAAACTAGTTATCGAGGCTAGTTTCTTGTACCAGCATAGAATACTCATCTATCCCCACCCTCGAACCAGTCGCAGGACACTGATTCAATCACAGGATTTCTTCTTACCACCCTCtccaacctttttttttaacagaCATCAAAATCCTATCCTTCAAGCCAGCCAGGGCAGTGGCAGCCTGTTGCTTGCACACCTTCTCTCTCTCTTGCATTCCTTCACACCTTATCTCTCGCTCTCCCGCAAGGCAACAGATTGAAGTTCGTGTCTGCTATGCCTCATTCGCAGCAGCACTCGGTTATCATTCGGCTTCGGTTCGGACACGAACGTGGTCGGAGTGCGAAACAAGTGCAAAGCAGACCAGGCAACACGATCGTCTGGCAGAAGAGTCGGTTTGTCGCAGCAGCTCACAGCTCCGGTCAGAATCGTTTCAACCTTCGTCGGAGTAACAGCAACAATCCGGTACGCTCTCTTCCTGTGCGCCACCGGTTTTGGTTCTTTTGAAAAGAGTTTCAAGATTCGGTACGAGACTTTGATTTGCATCGGCTTACTGTCACCGGCATATCGGTATCCGGTTCAACTTCCGAGGTGTCGTGATTGATTGGTATCGAGCTCGGTACAGGAAAGTGAAAGTGCATCGCTGATTCAAAACGtgaaaaaaactggaaaaatgATTTAGAAAGGGGATTAAGTGCTCATCAGAAGAAAtattttgtgcctttgaaaaacATACAAGAAGGTTGTGATTTTAAGAACGCACGGATTCAAGTGATTTCAAGTGAAAGCAGAGaatcgctgaaaaaaaaaactcatcggagaaaacaataaacaaaagaCAGTGTGCATATAATTCCCACTGTGGATACTCTACTTAAGtacaaattcaaaacaatggTTACCGGACTTGGAACGGCAGCCCAACAGGTTGGCGGTATGCCGACCACCTCGCAGATTTCATCGGCTGAGCAGCCGGTGGTCAAACGGCCCAGCGATAATCGAAGAGTAAGTATCAAAATAATCTCAAgcatttcggtaaaaaaaacttgcagcaCAGAATCTACCATAATTCGATTTACAacttaatttgtctttgatatgaattaaaaataattttatcattCGATTATCTCTCAACCTTTTcgtaatttaattaaatttcataaattacgtAATGGGCCAGACAATCTCCTAAGCTCCAAAAGTATCAATATTcgtttgcaaataaaaattacaaaagtcACAACGGGTTTACCATATCTCAGTCAATCCCACACGTCTGCAATATCTTTTCGGCTAATCGGCTGACAGTCGGGCGCGTACGTGGGAATTTCGTGCTGAGACAGAATTTGCAAACACCGAAAGCACGTTCCGCGGCTGATGAGTTTGCGTCTTTGTCAGCGTCATCGTCTACGGTGGCGGCAACGTTCCAGATATGGAACGCATGGCGCGTGTGGGTCTTCCACACGATAGGAATTAAGTATGACAAATAAGAGCTACACGCGCGCTCGCTAACTCCCCTATGCCTCTATGCCTCCACCGACTTCACCACCGAGAATCAGGGAGTTGATGTTCATAAATTAGCACTTTTTAAGAAAACGTTAACAGATCGCTCGACTCAGTGTCCCCGCTGAGCCAAGTGGATCATATTTTTAGATTTATCGGTTTTTGGCTGGCATTGGCGCTCCTACGTTGTAAATTCTCACTAGCGTTAAGTTTGGAAGCTGTTGATTTTTAAGTgggactaaagtgaatttttctttcttttttgttaCAGAGTAATAAACCGATTATGGAAAAACGTCGCCGAGCTCGGATCAATAACTGTTTGAACGAGCTGAAGACTCTCATCCTGGATGCCATGAAAAAAGACGTAAGTGTCATTGTCTTCTCACTGGTGGGGAATTCCAGTCGTTTTGTTAACATTGATGACTAACTGTAGTGTTTTCTTTCTCTTCATTTAACTTACAGCCAGCTCGCCATTCCAAATTGGAAAAGGCTGACATCCTAGAAATGACCGTGAAACATTTGGAAAATCTGCAGCGACAGCAAAATGCTATGTCACAGGCGACAGATCCAAATGTTATGAACAAGTTCAAAGCTGGATTCAACGAGTGCGCCCAGGAAGTTAGCAGGTTTCCGGATATTGATCCAATGACCCGCCGGCGTTTGTTAGCTCATTTGAGCAACTGTATCAATGGAGTCAAATCTGATCTTCCAAAATCACGTCAATCGGCAGTCCAAGTGCACATTTTGCCATCGCCTCCCAGTTCACCAGAGCAAGATCATCATCCTCAACCTCATCCAGCTCAGATCAACGCAGTGCAGACCGGTAACGGAGTGTACTTCACTAATAGTATCGGATCCAGCGTTCAGTTGATCCCTACTAAACTTCCGAACGGAAGCATGGCTTTTGTTCTGCCGCAAGCCATTTCTGCAGCGACAGCTCCTGTTCCAATGCTAGTTCCGATTCCCAGTCGTACTGCATCTACCGGCTCAGCAGCATCCAGCCATTCGTCTTCGTCCGCGTACGATCGAGTTCCCCAAGAACACTCTACCTCGCCATATCACGCACCACCAAGTCCAGCCAACTCTAACTATGAACCCATGGACTGCAAACCCTCAGTTTTCCAAGAGCAACAGCAATACCTCCACTCGCAACAGATGCGGTACCAGCAACAGCAACCTCAGTCCCAATCGAGAGCCTACAGTCCCGACAGTCCGTTATCCTTGGTCATGAAAAAACCCTACCATGATCAGAACCAAGACGATGACAAACCTTGGAGACCGTGGTAATCTCATCGTTCGCGTATTATCCGCACATCGAGTCATTAAACAATTAGTACCTTAACACCCCACCAGAGCTGTGTGGCAGCATCCGGAAGTGTACACAAATAGCAACGGCTCGTGTACACGAGCCGCAGTGAACCGACTGAAAGCCGTAGACTTCGTCATCGCAGTCGTCAAGCTCATACAAAGTAGTGCCCGCCCTTCCGATTCACGTTCAGCCATAGCTACCGCCGCTGTTCACGTAAATCATCGAGTGCGCTGAAATAGTTGAAATAGCACCGCTCTCTCAACTCTGCACCACACCGACTAAATGACTACAATGTAGATCTGTGGGAAGAGAGGGTGAGCAGGACAGCAGTGCGAGAGAACGTGGTGAAGACGAAACGCGCCAAAGGGTCACGAGTGTCGCACTTGCTTGCCGCTTTCCCACACTCATTATACGGCCCTGGCTCTAGCGCAAAGGCCCGACCAAAGTGTGTCTACGTTAGAATGTGTGTGAATGACTGTTCGGTGAAGATCGTGCCAATAGAATCTAGTGAGTGATCGTGGAGGCGGGAAACGACAAGCAACGAGTAGCAGCACTACAAAATTGTGAGCTCGCTACAAAGTGTGAGATTGAAA includes:
- the LOC5575611 gene encoding protein hairy encodes the protein MVTGLGTAAQQVGGMPTTSQISSAEQPVVKRPSDNRRSNKPIMEKRRRARINNCLNELKTLILDAMKKDPARHSKLEKADILEMTVKHLENLQRQQNAMSQATDPNVMNKFKAGFNECAQEVSRFPDIDPMTRRRLLAHLSNCINGVKSDLPKSRQSAVQVHILPSPPSSPEQDHHPQPHPAQINAVQTGNGVYFTNSIGSSVQLIPTKLPNGSMAFVLPQAISAATAPVPMLVPIPSRTASTGSAASSHSSSSAYDRVPQEHSTSPYHAPPSPANSNYEPMDCKPSVFQEQQQYLHSQQMRYQQQQPQSQSRAYSPDSPLSLVMKKPYHDQNQDDDKPWRPW